A genome region from Coffea arabica cultivar ET-39 chromosome 7e, Coffea Arabica ET-39 HiFi, whole genome shotgun sequence includes the following:
- the LOC113701931 gene encoding GDSL esterase/lipase At5g14450-like, with protein MEPLRAVFLVVIVFSCGLTAETTKKVVDLQSRDYSALYNFGDSNSDTGGMAAAFFPMIAPCGETYIHRLAGRGFDGRLIIDVIGMLQLMFAPLNSAEHLALPLLSPYLDSVGTSFRHGANFATGGATIRRQNESWFQTGVSPFPLDIQVEHYPQFKARTAYFYNQGRRNPELKTNIRWSHWLLSVATIKVQNPEPGYLDDHGCKTSQNHMAVKFNKKLKHSIIQLRAELSEATITYVDMYRAKYDLIRNAKEQGTLLSNQCNAKEEGFENPFKICCGLHGIDFDVWCSKKATINGSEVYAGSCAKPSAIISWDGVHYSQAANNWIASRIVNGSLSDPPMPITQACRKKI; from the exons atggagccTCTAAGAGCTGTGTTCTTAGTGGTTATAGTTTTCTCATGTGGATTGACAGcagaaacaacaaaaaaggtGGTGGATTTACAGTCCCGTGACTACTCGGCACTTTACAACTTCGGTGATTCTAATTCAGATACAGGAGGAATGGCAGCAGCATTTTTTCCAATGATAGCACCTTGTGGTGAGACGTACATCCACAGACTTGCTGGTAGGGGTTTTGATGGCCGCCTAATTATAGACGTCATTG GAATGCTTCAACTAATGTTTGCTCCTCTAAACTCAGCTGAGCACCTGGCATTACCGTTGCTAAGTCCATACCTGGATTCAGTAGGAACCAGTTTCCGGCATGGAGCAAACTTTGCAACTGGAGGGGCCACCATTCGGCGGCAGAACGAATCATGGTTTCAGACAGGTGTAAGCCCGTTTCCTCTGGATATTCAAGTCGAACACTACCCCCAGTTCAAAGCACGAACAGCTTACTTCTACAATCAAGGTAGAAGAAATCCCGAACTCAAAACCAATATACGCTG GTCCCATTGGTTGCTTTCAGTGGCCACTATCAAAGTCCAAAATCCAGAGCCCGGATATCTTGATGACCATGGCTGTAAAACGAGTCAGAATCATATGGCTGTGAAGTTTAATAAAAAGCTCAAGCATTCAATTATCCAACTCAGGGCAGAGCTTTCAGAAGCTACAATAACCTATGTAGATATGTACAGGGCAAAGTACGACTTAATCAGGAATGCAAAAGAACAAGGTACTTTATTATCAAACCAGTGT AATGCAAAAGAAGAAG GATTTGAGAACCCTTTCAAAATCTGCTGTGGACTTCATGGAATCGATTTTGATGTCTGGTGCAGTAAGAAAGCAACTATAAATGGTAGTGAAGTATATGCAGGTTCTTGCGCAAAACCTTCTGCAATAATCAGCTGGGACGGAGTACACTATTCTCAGGCTGCAAATAATTGGATTGCTAGTCGCATAGTCAATGGATCACTTTCAGACCCGCCAATGCCAATCACACAAGCATGTCgaaagaaaatttga
- the LOC113701324 gene encoding uncharacterized protein: MDNSQNASYQAGQAKGQMQEKGSQMMDKASNAAQSAKESMQEAGQQAKATAQGAVDTVKNATGMNK; this comes from the exons ATGGATAATTCACAAAACGCAAGTTACCAAGCCGGTCAGGCCAAGGGCCAAATGCAG GAAAAGGGAAGCCAAATGATGGATAAGGCAAGCAATGCGGCTCAATCAGCTAAGGAATCCATGCAAGAG GCAGGGCAGCAAGCGAAGGCCACGGCTCAAGGAGCAGTCGATACTGTTAAAAATGCGACGGGGATGAACAAATGA
- the LOC113700949 gene encoding mediator of RNA polymerase II transcription subunit 18, whose protein sequence is MECVVQGIIETQHVEALEILLQGLCGVHRERLRIHELCLKSCPNLGLVSSEVRLLCDLEQSEPTWTVRQVGGAMRGAGAEQISVLVRNTVESKISKDALRLFYALGYRLDHELLRVGFAFHFQRGAQITVTVSSINKMLKLHSTDEAVPVTPGIQLVEVTAPASSENYSEVVAAVSSFCEYLAPLLHLSKPGISTGVVPTAAAAAASLMSDGGGATL, encoded by the exons ATGGAGTGCGTGGTTCAGGGAATTATCGAGACCCAA CATGTTGAGGCCCTGGAGATTCTTCTTCAAGGACTTTGTGGTGTTCACAGGGAGCGCCTAAGGATCCACGAGTTGTGCCTAAAAAGTTGTCCAAATCTAG GTTTAGTTTCTTCAGAGGTTCGACTTTTGTGTGATCTGGAGCAGTCTGAACCAACTTG GACGGTTCGGCAAGTTGGTGGTGCAATGAGAGGTGCTGGTGCTGAGCAAATTTCGGTGCTGGTCAGGAACACCGTAGAAAGCAAAATAAGCAAGGATGCACTACGCTTATTTTATGCACTTGGCTACAGGTTGGACCATGAACTGCTGAGAGTAGGATTTGCCTTCCATTTCCAGAGAGGAGCTCAGATAACTGTAACTGTGTCTTCAATCAATAAAATGCTGAAACTGCATTCAACTGATGAGGCTGTTCCTGTAACTCCAGGGATACAACTGGTTGAAGTGACAGCCCCTGCTTCATCTGAAAATTATTCTGAAGTTGTTGCTGCCGTATCATCTTTTTGCGAGTATCTTGCACC GCTATTGCATTTGTCAAAACCGGGCATCTCGACTGGGGTTGTTCCAACTGCTGCTGCAGCTGCTGCATCGCTGATGTCAGATGGTGGTGGCGCAACATTGTAG
- the LOC113702058 gene encoding protein NSP-INTERACTING KINASE 1 isoform X1 produces MRRESKDVSRVLLLFCCWSSALGLLSPKGVNFEVQALMAIKDALEDPHGVLDNWDGDSVDPCSWTMITCSAESLVIGLGTPSQNLSGTLSPSIGNLTNLQIILLQNNNITGSIPSEIGKLPNLQTLDLSDNRFTGQIPPSLGHLKSLQYMKLNNNTLTGEIPKSLANLTLLSLLDLSYNNLTGPVPIFPSKTLNVVGNPSICTSDSECERTMLIPMSMALNASRDFTLCISEDGVPVRIQKSHRFALALSSSLGCLCLLVVGFGMLLWLRQRQKHLRQQTLFDGSDRTNDEISLGNLRRFQFKELQIATNNFSSKNILGKGGFGNVYKGILHDGTAVAVKRLKDGNAVGGERQFQTEVEMISLAVHRNLLRLYGFCMTSTEKLLVYPYMANGSVASRLKAKPVLDWGTRKRIAIGAARGLLYLHEQCDPKIIHRDVKAANILLDDYCEAVVGDFGLAKLLDHQDSHVTTAVRGTVGHIAPEYLSTGQSSEKTDVFGFGILLLELITGQRALEFNKAANQKGAMLDWVKRIHQEKKLDILVDKDLRNNYDCIEVEEMVQVALLCTQYLPSHRPKMSEVIQMLEGDGLAERWEVSQRLESSKYRTQELSASERYSDLTDDSSLLAQAMELSGPR; encoded by the exons ATGAGAAGAGAATCAAAGGATGTCTCCCGGGTTCTCTTGCTTTTTTGCTGTTGGAGCTCTGCACTAGGCCTGCTCTCTCCCAAAGGTGTAAACTTTGAAG TGCAAGCTTTGATGGCAATAAAGGATGCATTAGAGGATCCTCATGGGGTTCTTGACAACTGGGATGGCGACTCGGTTGATCCGTGTAGCTGGACTATGATAACTTGTTCTGCGGAAAGTCTTGTTATTGGCCT GGGAACTCCTAGTCAGAATTTGTCAGGCACTCTTTCTCCAAGCATTGGAAATTTAACAAATCTTCAGATAAT ACTTCTCCAGAACAACAATATTACGGGGTCAATCCCATCAGAAATAGGAAAGCTTCCAAATCTTCAAACTCTTGATCTTTCTGATAACCGCTTCACTGGACAAATTCCTCCTTCCCTAGGGCATCTGAAGAGTCTGCAATACAT GAAGCTCAACAACAATACCCTGACGGGTGAAATTCCGAAGTCATTAGCCAACTTGACGCTACTTTCTCTTCT GGACTTATCTTATAACAATTTGACTGGACCTGTACCAATATTCCCTTCGAAGACTCTCAA TGTTGTGGGCAATCCTTCAATATGTACATCTGATTCGGAATGTGAAAGGACAATGCTGATACCAATGTCCATGGCATTAAACGCATCACGGG ATTTCACGTTGTGTATTTCTGAAGATGGGGTGCCCGTGAGGATACAGAAGAGTCACAGATTTGCCCTTGCCTTGAGTTCAAGTTTGGGGTGTCTCTGCTTGCTTGTTGTTGGATTTGGGATGCTATTATGGTTGAGACAAAGGCAGAAACATCTCAGACAGCAGACGCTTTTTGATGGTAGTG ATCGGACCAATGATGAAATTTCTCTTGGGAATTTGAGGAGATTTCAGTTCAAGGAACTTCAGATAGCAACCAACAACTTCAGCAGTAAAAACATTCTGGGCAAAGGTGGTTTTGGAAATGTTTACAAAGGAATCCTCCACGATGGAACTGCAGTAGCAGTCAAAAGGCTTAAAGATGGCAATGCTGTTGGAGGTGAGAGACAATTCCAAACAGAAGTTGAGATGATCAGCTTGGCAGTGCATCGTAACCTCCTAAGGTTGTATGGGTTTTGTATGACTTCCACAGAAAAACTTTTGGTGTACCCATATATGGCCAATGGAAGCGTTGCTTCTCGTCTCAAAG CAAAACCAGTCTTGGACTGGGGAACAAGGAAGCGGATAGCCATAGGAGCAGCAAGGGGACTGCTATATCTACATGAGCAATGTGATCCAAAAATAATTCACAGGGATGTGAAGGCTGCAAATATTTTGCTGGATGATTATTGTGAGGCAGTTGTGGGAGATTTTGGGTTAGCAAAGCTTTTGGATCACCAGGATTCACATGTCACTACAGCTGTTCGAGGAACTGTGGGGCATATAGCCCCTGAGTATCTCTCAACAGGCCAGTCTTCTGAGAAGACAGATGTCTTTGGTTTTGGAATCCTTCTTCTTGAATTGATCACAGGGCAAAGAGCTCTAGAATTTAATAAAGCAGCGAACCAGAAAGGGGCAATGCTTGATTGG GTGAAGAGAATTCATCAAGAGAAGAAGCTTGATATCCTTGTCGATAAAGATTTGAGAAACAACTATGATTGCATTGAAGTAGAGGAAATGGTTCAAGTGGCTCTCTTGTGTACGCAATATCTTCCAAGCCACAGGCCAAAAATGTCTGAAGTAATTCAGATGCTTGAAGGAGATGGACTTGCAGAGAGATGGGAAGTATCTCAGAGACTAGAATCAAGCAAGTACAGAACACAAGAACTATCCGCATCAGAACGATATTCGGATCTCACTGATGACTCTTCATTACTTGCTCAAGCTATGGAGCTGTCTGGTCCAAGGTGA
- the LOC113702058 gene encoding protein NSP-INTERACTING KINASE 1 isoform X3, giving the protein MRRESKDVSRVLLLFCCWSSALGLLSPKGVNFEVQALMAIKDALEDPHGVLDNWDGDSVDPCSWTMITCSAESLVIGLGTPSQNLSGTLSPSIGNLTNLQIILLQNNNITGSIPSEIGKLPNLQTLDLSDNRFTGQIPPSLGHLKSLQYMKLNNNTLTGEIPKSLANLTLLSLLDLSYNNLTGPVPIFPSKTLNVVGNPSICTSDSECERTMLIPMSMALNASRDGVPVRIQKSHRFALALSSSLGCLCLLVVGFGMLLWLRQRQKHLRQQTLFDGSDRTNDEISLGNLRRFQFKELQIATNNFSSKNILGKGGFGNVYKGILHDGTAVAVKRLKDGNAVGGERQFQTEVEMISLAVHRNLLRLYGFCMTSTEKLLVYPYMANGSVASRLKAKPVLDWGTRKRIAIGAARGLLYLHEQCDPKIIHRDVKAANILLDDYCEAVVGDFGLAKLLDHQDSHVTTAVRGTVGHIAPEYLSTGQSSEKTDVFGFGILLLELITGQRALEFNKAANQKGAMLDWVKRIHQEKKLDILVDKDLRNNYDCIEVEEMVQVALLCTQYLPSHRPKMSEVIQMLEGDGLAERWEVSQRLESSKYRTQELSASERYSDLTDDSSLLAQAMELSGPR; this is encoded by the exons ATGAGAAGAGAATCAAAGGATGTCTCCCGGGTTCTCTTGCTTTTTTGCTGTTGGAGCTCTGCACTAGGCCTGCTCTCTCCCAAAGGTGTAAACTTTGAAG TGCAAGCTTTGATGGCAATAAAGGATGCATTAGAGGATCCTCATGGGGTTCTTGACAACTGGGATGGCGACTCGGTTGATCCGTGTAGCTGGACTATGATAACTTGTTCTGCGGAAAGTCTTGTTATTGGCCT GGGAACTCCTAGTCAGAATTTGTCAGGCACTCTTTCTCCAAGCATTGGAAATTTAACAAATCTTCAGATAAT ACTTCTCCAGAACAACAATATTACGGGGTCAATCCCATCAGAAATAGGAAAGCTTCCAAATCTTCAAACTCTTGATCTTTCTGATAACCGCTTCACTGGACAAATTCCTCCTTCCCTAGGGCATCTGAAGAGTCTGCAATACAT GAAGCTCAACAACAATACCCTGACGGGTGAAATTCCGAAGTCATTAGCCAACTTGACGCTACTTTCTCTTCT GGACTTATCTTATAACAATTTGACTGGACCTGTACCAATATTCCCTTCGAAGACTCTCAA TGTTGTGGGCAATCCTTCAATATGTACATCTGATTCGGAATGTGAAAGGACAATGCTGATACCAATGTCCATGGCATTAAACGCATCACGGG ATGGGGTGCCCGTGAGGATACAGAAGAGTCACAGATTTGCCCTTGCCTTGAGTTCAAGTTTGGGGTGTCTCTGCTTGCTTGTTGTTGGATTTGGGATGCTATTATGGTTGAGACAAAGGCAGAAACATCTCAGACAGCAGACGCTTTTTGATGGTAGTG ATCGGACCAATGATGAAATTTCTCTTGGGAATTTGAGGAGATTTCAGTTCAAGGAACTTCAGATAGCAACCAACAACTTCAGCAGTAAAAACATTCTGGGCAAAGGTGGTTTTGGAAATGTTTACAAAGGAATCCTCCACGATGGAACTGCAGTAGCAGTCAAAAGGCTTAAAGATGGCAATGCTGTTGGAGGTGAGAGACAATTCCAAACAGAAGTTGAGATGATCAGCTTGGCAGTGCATCGTAACCTCCTAAGGTTGTATGGGTTTTGTATGACTTCCACAGAAAAACTTTTGGTGTACCCATATATGGCCAATGGAAGCGTTGCTTCTCGTCTCAAAG CAAAACCAGTCTTGGACTGGGGAACAAGGAAGCGGATAGCCATAGGAGCAGCAAGGGGACTGCTATATCTACATGAGCAATGTGATCCAAAAATAATTCACAGGGATGTGAAGGCTGCAAATATTTTGCTGGATGATTATTGTGAGGCAGTTGTGGGAGATTTTGGGTTAGCAAAGCTTTTGGATCACCAGGATTCACATGTCACTACAGCTGTTCGAGGAACTGTGGGGCATATAGCCCCTGAGTATCTCTCAACAGGCCAGTCTTCTGAGAAGACAGATGTCTTTGGTTTTGGAATCCTTCTTCTTGAATTGATCACAGGGCAAAGAGCTCTAGAATTTAATAAAGCAGCGAACCAGAAAGGGGCAATGCTTGATTGG GTGAAGAGAATTCATCAAGAGAAGAAGCTTGATATCCTTGTCGATAAAGATTTGAGAAACAACTATGATTGCATTGAAGTAGAGGAAATGGTTCAAGTGGCTCTCTTGTGTACGCAATATCTTCCAAGCCACAGGCCAAAAATGTCTGAAGTAATTCAGATGCTTGAAGGAGATGGACTTGCAGAGAGATGGGAAGTATCTCAGAGACTAGAATCAAGCAAGTACAGAACACAAGAACTATCCGCATCAGAACGATATTCGGATCTCACTGATGACTCTTCATTACTTGCTCAAGCTATGGAGCTGTCTGGTCCAAGGTGA
- the LOC113702486 gene encoding pentatricopeptide repeat-containing protein At3g02490, mitochondrial-like, with protein MRNQWRWLLLLRCHSRSGLLISTLPHSQVNSTRSISSCSLLSPPHPPRVTINQLHNPPMSLRFFSSSELAVEPTKDQPDQNQIAVLTDIFSQTQLSNEKIKLELESNNIVITHDLVLNALKNLQAAPDVARRFFKWVSKSDNEKRLSSKSYNLMLGVLLGNGFVKEFWDMVGTMKKKGYGVSKGTFVKALEKFEKDGMSDDVKKLKDLYASGSTDNSVENLCSRVCRAIRSELWGDNVEKRLRGLNVEFSSELVSMVVDNLGIGANKGLIFFRWAEESGLCKHDERTYNAMVRALAGEDASNKFWRVVDEMRNAGFEMYRDTYVDVLGRFVKKGMIKDAVDLYEFAMGGLNKPSVHDCTFLLRKIVVGKELDMNLFSRVVRIFREGGNVITNSAFDAVLKSLTSVARVGECNSIIKALEEGGFQLNGTLQRKIAFQLSRGGKHDEAGEFIDNMEASDSTPDHKIWASLVEGYCLAGDLEKASDSFRKMVEKVEASSTGYALELLVSTYCRKNRAADSYKLVTEMIDGKDLQPWHSTYKILIGMLLAQGGFKEALDVLPLMKKQGYPPFLEPFIEYLSKCGSPDDAVAFSKAMTVKRYPSTSVFLQLFEAYFKVGRHNEAQDFLAKSPRYIRNHADVLNMFCSVKGGEKAPAITMAA; from the coding sequence ATGAGAAATCAATGGCGTTGGCTTCTTCTCCTCCGATGCCACTCTCGGTCTGGACTGCTCATTTCCACCCTACCTCACTCTCAGGTAAACTCTACCCGCTCTATCTCGTCATGTTCTCTGCTTTCCCCGCCTCATCCCCCGCGCGTTACTATCAATCAACTTCATAACCCCCCTATGTCTCTCCGTTTTTTCTCCTCTTCTGAGCTCGCCGTTGAACCCACCAAAGACCAACCTGATCAAAACCAAATTGCTGTGCTGACTGACATTTTCTCCCAGACCCAGCTGAGTAATGAGAAAATTAAGCTGGAATTAGAGTCCAATAACATTGTCATAACCCATGATTTGGTTTTGAATGCGTTGAAGAATCTCCAGGCTGCCCCTGATGTGGCGCGGAGGTTCTTCAAATGGGTTTCAAAGAGTGATAACGAGAAGAGATTGAGCTCGAAATCTTATAATTTGATGCTGGGTGTACTGCTTGGTAATGGGTTTGTGAAGGAATTTTGGGATATGGTTGGGACTATGAAAAAGAAAGGTTATGGAGTATCGAAGGGTACGTTTGTTAAAGCTTTGGAGAAATTTGAGAAGGATGGGATGAGTGATGATGTTAAGAAGTTAAAAGATTTGTACGCGTCCGGGTCGACTGATAATTCAGTTGAAAATCTTTGTTCTCGGGTTTGTAGAGCTATTAGATCAGAGCTTTGGGGTGATAATGTGGAAAAGCGGCTTCGGGGCTTGAATGTTGAGTTTTCTAGTGAGTTGGTGTCGATGGTTGTGGACAATCTTGGGATTGGTGCAAACAAGGGGTTGATTTTCTTCAGGTGGGCTGAGGAGAGCGGTCTCTGCAAACATGATGAACGTACGTATAATGCTATGGTGAGGGCATTAGCTGGTGAGGATGCGAGTAATAAATTCTGGAGGGTTGTTGATGAGATGAGGAATGCTGGGTTTGAAATGTACAGGGACACCTACGTTGATGTTTTGGGAAGGTTTGTTAAGAAGGGAATGATCAAGGATGCTGTGGATTTGTACGAGTTTGCAATGGGGGGCTTGAATAAGCCATCAGTGCATGATTGCACTTTTCTTTTGCGGAAAATTGTAGTTGGAAAGGAGCTGGATATGAACTTATTTTCTAGAGTTGTGAGGATCTTTAGGGAGGGTGGAAATGTGATTACAAATTCTGCTTTTGATGCAGTTCTCAAGTCTTTGACCAGCGTTGCAAGAGTTGGGGAGTGCAACAGCATTATAAAAGCCTTGGAAGAGGGTGGGTTTCAACTCAACGGTACTTTGCAAAGAAAGATTGCCTTTCAACTCAGCAGGGGTGGGAAACATGATGAAGCAGGTGAATTTATAGATAACATGGAGGCATCTGATTCTACTCCAGATCATAAAATCTGGGCATCCTTGGTTGAAGGATATTGTCTGGCTGGTGACCTGGAGAAAGCTTCAGATAGTTTCCGAAAGATGGTTGAGAAAGTCGAGGCTTCTAGTACCGGATATGCTCTAGAATTATTGGTTAGTACATATTGCCGTAAGAACAGAGCAGCAGATTCATACAAACTTGTTACTGAAATGATTGATGGAAAAGACTTGCAACCTTGGCATTCCACATACAAAATCTTGATAGGCATGTTGTTGGCACAAGGAGGATTTAAAGAAGCTTTGGATGTTCTTCCCCTGATGAAGAAACAAGGATATCCACCCTTTTTGGAGCCCTTCATTGAGTACCTTTCTAAGTGTGGAAGCCCTGATGATGCTGTTGCCTTTTCAAAAGCAATGACAGTGAAGAGATATCCATCCACATCTGTATTTCTGCAACTATTCGAAGCTTACTTCAAAGTGGGAAGGCATAATGAAGCACAAGACTTTCTTGCTAAGAGCCCGAGATACATAAGAAACCATGCTGATGTTCTTAATATGTTTTGTTCCGTGAAAGGTGGAGAGAAAGCTCCTGCCATTACCATGGCTGCTTAG
- the LOC113702058 gene encoding protein NSP-INTERACTING KINASE 1 isoform X2 yields the protein MRRESKDVSRVLLLFCCWSSALGLLSPKGVNFEVQALMAIKDALEDPHGVLDNWDGDSVDPCSWTMITCSAESLVIGLGTPSQNLSGTLSPSIGNLTNLQIILLQNNNITGSIPSEIGKLPNLQTLDLSDNRFTGQIPPSLGHLKSLQYMKLNNNTLTGEIPKSLANLTLLSLLDLSYNNLTGPVPIFPSKTLNVVGNPSICTSDSECERTMLIPMSMALNASRDFTLCISEDGVPVRIQKSHRFALALSSSLGCLCLLVVGFGMLLWLRQRQKHLRQQTLFDDRTNDEISLGNLRRFQFKELQIATNNFSSKNILGKGGFGNVYKGILHDGTAVAVKRLKDGNAVGGERQFQTEVEMISLAVHRNLLRLYGFCMTSTEKLLVYPYMANGSVASRLKAKPVLDWGTRKRIAIGAARGLLYLHEQCDPKIIHRDVKAANILLDDYCEAVVGDFGLAKLLDHQDSHVTTAVRGTVGHIAPEYLSTGQSSEKTDVFGFGILLLELITGQRALEFNKAANQKGAMLDWVKRIHQEKKLDILVDKDLRNNYDCIEVEEMVQVALLCTQYLPSHRPKMSEVIQMLEGDGLAERWEVSQRLESSKYRTQELSASERYSDLTDDSSLLAQAMELSGPR from the exons ATGAGAAGAGAATCAAAGGATGTCTCCCGGGTTCTCTTGCTTTTTTGCTGTTGGAGCTCTGCACTAGGCCTGCTCTCTCCCAAAGGTGTAAACTTTGAAG TGCAAGCTTTGATGGCAATAAAGGATGCATTAGAGGATCCTCATGGGGTTCTTGACAACTGGGATGGCGACTCGGTTGATCCGTGTAGCTGGACTATGATAACTTGTTCTGCGGAAAGTCTTGTTATTGGCCT GGGAACTCCTAGTCAGAATTTGTCAGGCACTCTTTCTCCAAGCATTGGAAATTTAACAAATCTTCAGATAAT ACTTCTCCAGAACAACAATATTACGGGGTCAATCCCATCAGAAATAGGAAAGCTTCCAAATCTTCAAACTCTTGATCTTTCTGATAACCGCTTCACTGGACAAATTCCTCCTTCCCTAGGGCATCTGAAGAGTCTGCAATACAT GAAGCTCAACAACAATACCCTGACGGGTGAAATTCCGAAGTCATTAGCCAACTTGACGCTACTTTCTCTTCT GGACTTATCTTATAACAATTTGACTGGACCTGTACCAATATTCCCTTCGAAGACTCTCAA TGTTGTGGGCAATCCTTCAATATGTACATCTGATTCGGAATGTGAAAGGACAATGCTGATACCAATGTCCATGGCATTAAACGCATCACGGG ATTTCACGTTGTGTATTTCTGAAGATGGGGTGCCCGTGAGGATACAGAAGAGTCACAGATTTGCCCTTGCCTTGAGTTCAAGTTTGGGGTGTCTCTGCTTGCTTGTTGTTGGATTTGGGATGCTATTATGGTTGAGACAAAGGCAGAAACATCTCAGACAGCAGACGCTTTTTGATG ATCGGACCAATGATGAAATTTCTCTTGGGAATTTGAGGAGATTTCAGTTCAAGGAACTTCAGATAGCAACCAACAACTTCAGCAGTAAAAACATTCTGGGCAAAGGTGGTTTTGGAAATGTTTACAAAGGAATCCTCCACGATGGAACTGCAGTAGCAGTCAAAAGGCTTAAAGATGGCAATGCTGTTGGAGGTGAGAGACAATTCCAAACAGAAGTTGAGATGATCAGCTTGGCAGTGCATCGTAACCTCCTAAGGTTGTATGGGTTTTGTATGACTTCCACAGAAAAACTTTTGGTGTACCCATATATGGCCAATGGAAGCGTTGCTTCTCGTCTCAAAG CAAAACCAGTCTTGGACTGGGGAACAAGGAAGCGGATAGCCATAGGAGCAGCAAGGGGACTGCTATATCTACATGAGCAATGTGATCCAAAAATAATTCACAGGGATGTGAAGGCTGCAAATATTTTGCTGGATGATTATTGTGAGGCAGTTGTGGGAGATTTTGGGTTAGCAAAGCTTTTGGATCACCAGGATTCACATGTCACTACAGCTGTTCGAGGAACTGTGGGGCATATAGCCCCTGAGTATCTCTCAACAGGCCAGTCTTCTGAGAAGACAGATGTCTTTGGTTTTGGAATCCTTCTTCTTGAATTGATCACAGGGCAAAGAGCTCTAGAATTTAATAAAGCAGCGAACCAGAAAGGGGCAATGCTTGATTGG GTGAAGAGAATTCATCAAGAGAAGAAGCTTGATATCCTTGTCGATAAAGATTTGAGAAACAACTATGATTGCATTGAAGTAGAGGAAATGGTTCAAGTGGCTCTCTTGTGTACGCAATATCTTCCAAGCCACAGGCCAAAAATGTCTGAAGTAATTCAGATGCTTGAAGGAGATGGACTTGCAGAGAGATGGGAAGTATCTCAGAGACTAGAATCAAGCAAGTACAGAACACAAGAACTATCCGCATCAGAACGATATTCGGATCTCACTGATGACTCTTCATTACTTGCTCAAGCTATGGAGCTGTCTGGTCCAAGGTGA